The following nucleotide sequence is from Gordonia jinghuaiqii.
GATCGAGGTCTTCCAGCAACCGAAGGCCTCGTACCAGCGGAGGTCGTCCACATCGAGGTCGACGCCGCGGGTGGCGGAGTAGCGTTCCACGACCTCGGCTTTGGAGGGCAGTCCGAGCCGATCGAGGCCGGGGATGGCCATCGCGGTCATGTTCGCCGGGTCCGGCCAGTAGTTCAGCAGCGTGCCGAGGTCGGTCAGCGGATCACCGAGAGTGGCCATGTCCCAGTCGAAGACCGAGATCACCTGGTCCGGATCGGTGCGCGAGAACTGGCAGTTGTCCACCTTGAAGTCGTTGTGGACGATGGTCCCGGCACCTTCGGCCGGCAGTTTCGCGGCCAGGATCTCGCCGACCTCACCGATGACCGCCGCACCGTCGGCGGCCACGGCCTCCCAGCGTTTGGTCCAGCCGCGGACCTGACGCGCGAGATATCCCTCGGGTTTGCCCAGGTCGGCGAGGCCGGCAGCCTCGTAGTCGACCGAGTGCAGGTCGGCGAGCGCATCGACCACCGCCAGGCCGACCCGGCGTCCGGCATCGGCGTCGCTCATCTCGTCGGGCAGGCTGTTCCACACCACGACACCCGACCGGTACTCGCTGACCAGAAACGGCGCGCCGACGATCTCGATGTCATCGCTGAACAGGAGGGCACGCGGTGCGCGCGGGTAGTGGGCGTGGAGGTGCGAGAGGACCTTGTACTCGCGCCGCATGTCGTGCGCGCCGGGCGCGACCGTCCCGAACGGCGGGCGGCGAACCACCAGGGTGATGCCCGGGTAGGTAAGCCGGTACGTGAGGTTGGCCGACCCGTTGGGGAACTGTTCGACGATCGGCTCGCCGTCGACTTCGTCGATGTGTTCGGCGAGATACGCGTTGAGCTTCGGCCAGTCGAGGTTCTCGCCGTCGCGGACCTGCGCAACCTCGACGCCGGTGTCGGGCATGGTGATACCCGCATCGGGGTGGTCGGGCACGATCAGTCCTCCCCGAACAGGCCGGCGAACTTGGACTCGGCGTCGGCGCGCAGCGCCGGGATGTGCCGCGTCGGGAAGAGGCCGGGTGCCGGAGCGGCGTTCTTCAGGAGCTGCTTGGCGAGCTGGATCTTGTGGAGTTCGGTCGCTCCGTCGGCGAGTCCCATGTGGAACGACTCCATCACCCACGACCCGAACGGCAGCTCGGTGGAGATGCCGAGCGACCCGTGCAGCTGGACCGCTCGGCCCGCGACGTCGAGAAGCACCTTGGGCATGGCCGCCTTGACCGCGGAGATGTCCGCGATGACCTTGCGATAGTCCTTGTAACGATCGATCTTCCACGCCGTCTGCAGGACCAGGAGGCGGAACTGTTCCAGCTGGATCCACGAGTCGGCCAGCATCTCCTGGACCATCTGACGGTCGGCGAGGGTGCCCGTGCCGCTGCGGCGGCTGACTGCCCGCTCGACCATCATGTCGAGCGACTCGCGGACCAGACCGACGGTACGCATCGCGTGATGGATGCGGCCGCCGCCCAACCGTGTCTGCGCGACCGCGAATCCCTGTCCGCGCTCGCCGAGGAGATGGTCGGCGGGGATGCGGACGTCGTGGTAACGGATGTAGGCGTGCGTGTCGCCGATGGCCTCGTGCCCCGAGACGCCGACGTTGCGGACGAGCTCGATACCGGGCGTGTCGGCGGGGACCACGAACATCGAGGCCCGGTGATGCCGGTCCGCGTCGGGGTCGGTGACGGCCATGACGATGAGGAACGACGCGAACGAGGCGTGCGAGGAGAACCACTTCTCGCCGTTGATGACCCAGTGGTCGCCGTCGAGTTCGGCGCGGGTCACGAAGGCCGTCGGGTCCGATCCGCCCTGCGGCTCGGTCATCGAGTAGGCCGAGACGATCTCGTTCTCGATGAGCGGCTCGAGGTAGCGCTCCTTGAGTTCCGGGGTCCCGTAATGGGCGAGGATCTCGGCGTTCCCGGAATCCGGTGCCTGACAACCGAAGACGACCGGACCCGAGTGCGTGCGTCCCAGCATCTCGTTCAGGAGGGCGAGCTTCAGCTGGCCGTAACCCGGTCCACCGAGTTCGGGGCCGAGGTGGCAGGCCCACAGCTTGCGTTCACGGACACGCTGCTGCAGCGGCTTGATGAGCGCATTGCGACGGGCGTCGCGGACGTCCCACGCGTGGTCGATCACCCGGTCGACCGGCTCGATCTCGGCCCGGACGAACTCGTCGACCCAGTCCAGATCCTGCTGATACTCCGGGTCGGTTTCGAATCCCCAGCTCATTGTGTGTCCTCACTCGTGCGCATCCGGATGGAGCGCATCCGGTTGATGAAAAGAACGGAAGTCCTCAGCGGGCCAGAACCGCGCAGGCACTGATTCCCGGAGCCCCGTAGACGTGGGTGAACCCGGTTTTCGGATCTCCCGGCACCTGGCGTGCGCCGGCCTGACCACGCAATTGCAGTGCCGTCTCGTAGATCTGGCGGAGACCGGTGGCACCGATCGGTTCGCCGTTGGCCAGCACACCGCCGTCGGTGTTGATCGGCATACGTCCGCCGAGTCGCGTCTCACCGTCGGCCAGCAACTTCTCCTGCTCACCGTGAGTGCACAGTCCGGTCTCGGCCATGTGCATGATCTCGGCCCCGGACTCGGTGTCCTGCAGCTGCGCGACGTCGATGTCGGTCGGCGCGATGCCGGCGCTCTCGAACGCCGCGCGCGACGCCTCCACCGTCGGTCCGTCGGCCATCTCCGGGCTCGCCCACGGGCTGTAGACCTCGAACGAACCGAAACGCCGCGACCGGAACTCGACCGACTTCAGGTGGATCGGATTCGAGGTGTACCGGTGGGCACGATCGGCCCGCGCCAGGACGAGCGCGACCGCACCCTCGCCCGGCGAGCAGAACATGTACTGGGTGAGCGGGTAGTTGATCATCGTGGAGGCGGCGATCTCCTCGACCGTGAGTGGCTTTCGCCGCCAGGCGTTCTCGTTGAGCGCACCGAGCGAGAAGGCCTTCTCCGCAACCAGGGCGAGTGACTTCTCGCTGATCCCGTGGTCGTACATGTACCGCTGGATCTTCATGGCGAAGAACTGCGTGGTCACCATCATCCCGGTGGACCCGTACCACTCGCCCAGTCCGAGGGTGGCCGGGTCCTCGTTGAACGCGCCACGCGGATGCTTGTCGAATCCGACGACGATGCCGAGGTCGTGGGCTCCGGAGGCGATCGCGTTCCGTGCGCTGATGAGAGCCGAACCTCCGGTGGCACAACCGTTGTAGACGTTGATGAACGGCAGGCCGGTGAGTCCGAGGTCGGCGACGAGCGTGTCTGCGTCGCCGGCGGAATGGCTTCCGCCGAACGCGAACTGCATGTCAGACCAGGCCACGCCGGCGTCGGCCAGCGCATTTCGCACGGCGACGGCGCCCTGCTCGCGTCCGCTCCGGTCCGGGGTCCGCCCGAACGGATGGATACCGATTCCGACGATCGCGACGCCGTCGCCCGCTGCCGATGGCTGCTCGGAGGACTGCCGCTCGGCGCTGTTCTGGGTGCTCATGACAGTTCCCCTCGGTGTTCGGGCCCGAAGGCGAAGGTGTGGACGCTGCGGCCGTCGTCGTCGAGGTGGGCCGGGACGAGCCGGAGGCTCATCGTGTCGCCGTTGTTCAGGGCCGACGGGTCGTTCACCGTCAGACGAGACTCGACCCGCACCGGCCCCAGGTCGACGTATCCGAGCCCGTACGGTTCGAACTCGCCGAGTCCCCGGTACGGCGACTTCGGCTCGAAGCCCTGCACCGTGAACGCCCACAACGTGCCCGTGCGAGGCAGCTTCACCGGCTGCATCCCCGCCGCACTGCAGCGTGGGCACCCCTCCTGAACGGGGAAGGTCACGGTCTCACAGTGGACGCACCGCGCACCGACGAGGCACACGTGCCCTTCCTCGTCGACGGCGAACAGCGACTCGTCGACCACCTCGACGCCGGCAACCTCGTGGACGGTCATCGTTTCCCTTCACCCACCGTGGCCGGCACCGCGCCGACCGCCCTATATGACACCCATCACCCTATTCCTCATGAGGAGTTTGTCAAGCACGCAGCGGGACAATCCTCCTGATCAATCGGCTACTGGCCTTTGTCGAGGTACTCGCGCATCTCGGTGATCAGTCCATCCGGGTCGACGTCGCAGACCACGCATGTGTGCCGGACGAGAATCCCACCGTCGCCGGTGACGGATCGGACGGTGTGCTCTTCGACGAATCCACCGTCGAACACCTGCCGGCGGATGTCGAGGTAGGTGTGCCGGGTGGTGCTTGGCCCAGTGGTCCCCATGTGCGCGGCGACCGCCGCTGCGGCACGCGGTTCTCCACCGTTCTGGACGATCACCGCGCCATGGGCGAAGCAGTCGAGGAAGTCGTCGGCGTCGGCCCGTTCGATGGCACCGAACACTGCGTGTGCCAGGCCCTCATGTCGCTCCGTGCTCATCGGTTCTCCTCTCGGACACCCCGCTCCCGCGGACGGAAACGCGCAGACCGACAGCGCCGGTCCGCGCGTTGAACATGGTGTTCAGGTGTCTGCGGGCATCCAGTCCGGGATCGTCACGCCGCCGACCGAGATGAACTCGGCGACCATCGGCATCCCGACGGCCAGTTCCGGGCGCCCGTCGAGATGCCCGAGCAAGCGAACCCAGGGAACCTCCTCGAGGCCGACGAGAACGCACGTGTAAGGAACCGGGAAGTCCGGGTGTACTCGGTGTTCGACCACCGTCCAGGAGTGCAGCACCCCGCGCGGTGCGACCTCACGCCAGGACACCGAGTGGCGACCGCAGTCGGCGCAGAAGGAGGACGGGAGATGAATGATCCGGCGACATTCCGCGCATTCGGCCACCACGAGGCGACCCCCGGCGGCTGCCTCGAAGAATCCACGTGTATCGGGGTCCTCGGTGACCGGCGGGAGACCGGAACGGACTCTCCGAGCCGCCTGCGCTCGCGGTGTGGACATGTCGGTCATGACGCCACCAGCATCAATGCGCTCGCGCCGGGCGGCGGCGCCGAGGTCACCAGCGACACCCGTGCGCCTTTGCGCTGGGAGGTCGATGTCCCGCGGATCTGCCGGACGCCCTCGAGAACGTGATTGAGTCCATGGATGTAGCCCTCCGAGAGGTTTCCGCCGGCCGTGTTCACCGGCAGTCGACCCCCGGGGCCGAATTGTCCGGTCGCGCAACGATCCACGGCTTCCCCCGGCGCGGCCAGACCGTAGTCCTCGAGTTGGAGGAGTGCGGTGATCGTGAAGCAGTCGTAGATCTGCGCGACGTCGACGTCGTCGGGTCCGATTCCGCTGCGGTCGTACAGTTTGGCGGCGCATTCCCGCGACGGCCAGGCGGTGATGTCGGGACGCATCAGGACCGGGTACATCATTCCCGGCTGCACGTGGCTGCCGGTCGCCTGGGCGACACCGGCGATCGCGGCCGGCACACCACGTAGATCACGGGCACGTTCGGCCGTCGTCACCACGACCGCGCAGCCGCCGTCGGTCTCGAGACAGAAGTCGAAGAGACGCAACGGGTCCGCCAGCATCCTGGAATCGAGATACGCATCGATGGTCATCGGACGTCCGGCGAACACCGCATCGGGATTGGCATTGGCGTGCGTTCGGCAGCCGACTGCGAAACCGCCCAGGCCCCGCGACAACCGATCGTCGTCGAGCCCGTGGTCGTGCGCATAGCGGCGGGCAACCATGGCGAAGAACTGTCCGGGCGTCTGCATCCCGTAGGGCGCGAAGAACTCCTCGAAGGTACTGTTCCCGCCGGCCGCCACGGCCTCACCCGCGCCGAGCCCGAAGCGTTTGCCCGACCGGCCGTTCAGCGACCGGTAGACCAGGACGGTGGTCGCGAGTCCCGCGCTGATCGCGGCGACCGCCTGGCCGATCATCGCCGCGGGGCCCGAGCCGCCGGGGCCGTTCTCGCCCCAGTAGTCGATGTCCCCGACCCCCAGCACGTGTGCAAGAGCCGGCGCCGACACATCGTCCATGTCGCACCGCACGATGCCGTCGACATCGGCGGGGGTCAGTCCCGCGTCGTCGAGCGCAGCGCGTGACGCCTCGGCGGCGAGGGTCAGGACCCCGCGACCCGAGTCAGAGCTGAACTCGGTGGCGCCGATGCCGACGATCGCGCATGCCCCGGGCTTCCACGCGGACATCAGGCCCTCGCCGACTGGACGCCGGTACCGGCGGCGACCTCGGCCCGCACCGCGTCGGTGTGCTCGCCGAGTCGCGGAGCGCGGCCGGGCCGCGACGAGAAGGCCGAGAACTGCCATGGCGCACCGGGATAGGTGATGGTTCCGCCTTCGCCATCGGGTACCTGGGTGAAGAACCCCCTGGCGGCGAGCTGGGGATCGGCGGGCAGTTCCTCGAAGGACTTGAGCGGTCCGACGGGCAGGCCTCGTCGTTGTCCCTCGTCGTAGGCGGTGGCCGAGTCCTGGATCATGAAGAAGACCTCGATCATCTGCTGGATGTGACCGAACTGCTCCTGGCGGTACTCGAGCGAGTCATACTCCGGTTCGACGAGATCTGCGGCGACGCCGATCTCGTCCATCCACGACACCAGGGCCCTCCACATGTGCTGGTCGGCCAGGATCAGGGCGAGGTAGACGTAGGCGCCGTCGGCGCATTCGAACAGTGCCGGCTGGGTCGGAACCGGTTGTGCATGTCGGCAGGTTTGCCGTTGGACAACGGCTTTCGGATAGAACCAGTACGGGTTGGCCAGCTCGCCGCTGACGGCGTTGGCGCCGTGGATCGACACGTCGAGGATCTGTCCCTGCCCGCTGCTCTGTCGTTCGACGAGGGCGAGCATCGCCGCCATATAGGCGAAGATCGCACCCAGCTGATAGCCCTGATTGCCCCCGGGGCGGATCGGCGGAATCGAGTGGTCGTCGTAGCCGCAGCTGTTCAGCAGACCACCCGCTGCCAGGGCGACGAGGTCGCTCGTCCGATACCCCGCCCACGGGCCCTTGAGACCGAACGGCGAGATCACCACGAGGATCAGACCGGGATTGCGTTCGCGCAGTGCGTCGAACGAGGCGCCGAAGCGTTCGACGGCCTCCTCGCGGTCGACGATGAGCATGTCCGCGCGACCGCAGAGCGCCCGGACCACCGCGATGTCGTCCTCGTCGGCGGAGTCGGCCACGATGCTGCGCTTGCTGGTTCCGTACGACCAGAACTCGAGGCTTCGGTCCGGGTTGTCCTCGCCTCCGATGAAGGGACCCTGATGCCGACTCGGTGCGCCGCGTGGCGGTTCGACCTTGATGACATCCGCACCGAGATCGGCGAACAGCTTGCCGGTGTACTCCCCGGCCGGATCGTCGATGAGTTCGACTACGGTCAGTCCCTCGAAGGGGCGAGTGCCGGATTGGTGTGAAGCGTTCATGTCAGATGACTCCCGCCGCCGACAGGTCGGCGCGCTCGGCCTCGTCGAGACCGAGGATGGTTCCGAATACGTAGTCGTTGTCCTCGCCGAGTAACGGCGCCGAACGCCAGTTGTCGGGTCCGCCGCGTTCGAACTCCACCGGGACGCCCTCGAACTTGGCGGTCCCGATGACCGGGTGGTCGAGCTCGAAAAATGTTTCGTACTCTGCGATTTGGGGATCGAGGCGGTCGAGGTCAGCCGAGTTCTGGACCGCACCGCAGGCCACACCCACCGCCTGCAGAAGGGCCATGACGTCGTACTTGTCGCGAGATCTCGTCCACTCCCCCACGTACTCGTCGAGCGCGTCCTGGTGAGCGAAACGGCAAGCCTGGGTGGCGAACCGGCTGTCGGCACTCCACTCCGGGTTCCCGAGGGCGGTGACGAAGCCACGCCAGTCCTGCTCGTCGAAGACCGCGATGGCGACCCACTGGTCGTCTCCCGCGGTGGGGTACACACCATGTGGTGCGGCCTGCGGGAACTCCAGGCGGTTGCCGCGCGGGAAGTCGGGTCGCCGGCTCGGGCGGTCGTTGACCAGCGTGTCGAGCAGATCCGCGCCGAGGAGATTGACACCGACCTCCGTTGCGGAGACATCGATCTCGGTTCCCTCACCGGTGCGGTTGCGGTGGTAGATCGCCATCAGGATCGCCGCCGAGTTGTAGTAGGCGGCCTGATTGTCCATATAGGACAGTCCCCAGCCGGACGGCTCGCGGCCGGGCAGACCGCTGTTGAAGGACAAACCGCTGACCGCCTGGATGACCGGCCCGTAGCTGCGGTAGTTCCGGTACGGACCGCTGTGGCCGTATCCGCTCATCCGTGCGTAGATGACGTCCTCGCGCAGCGAGCGGAGGTGTTCGTAGGTCAGCCCCCACTTCTCCATCACGCCGGGCGCGAAGTTCTCGGTGACGACCGAGGACGCCTTGATCAGTTCGTCGGCGAGTTCGCGGCCCCGCGGCTGCGACATGTCCAGGGTGATGCCGAGTTTGTTGCGGGCGTAGTTGTTGAAGAGCCCGCCCTTCTCGGGGTCCGGATTCGCGTCCTCTTCACCGTAGGAGCGGACCTCGCCCTTGTAGATCGGCAGACGGCGCGGCATGTCGAGTCGCTTGCGGTTCTCGATCTTGATCACCTCGGCACCGAAGTCCGCGAGGAGCCTCGTGGCGACCGATCCGACTCCCATCCAGCAGAAGTCGGCGACGCGAACACCCGCCAGCGGACCACTACGTGTGCGCGGCTGGCGGTTCGCGTCCTGAACGCGGTCGGTCATCGCCCCTCACCTTCCTTTCGAGTCGTGACACCAATCACTGTATTCCTCATGATGAAACTGTCAAGTCGAATGGCGCAGCGGTCACGGAGGAATCGCTCACTCCAGCAACAGATCTTTCAGACGGTTGCGTCGCCGGGCGTCCATCCCGCAGGGGCCGGCGAGGAACTCGTCGAATCCCCCGAACTCGTCGCGGATCGCGTCGAAGGACGCCTCGAGATACTCCGGCAGCGCCGAGCTCTCATGGAGCTCCTCCGGAGTGATGATCGGATCCGGCAGCTCGTCGAGCCACACAACCATCGAGTTGAACAACCGGTCGGCGGTGAAGAACTCCTTGGTCAGCAGGTAGTCACCGAGAATGGCGTCCCATTCCACGCCGAGCGTGGCCAGGATGACCGCCGTGACGAACCCCGTCCGGTCCTTGCCTGCCACACAGGAGACCACCAGCGGACGACGCTGCGGGTCCTCCAGCGAGTCGAAGACGCCCCGCATGCTCTCCCCGAAGGCACTGGGCATCTGCTCGGCGTTACCGAGCAGGACCTCTTGGATGTACTCACCGGCGGTGTCGGCCAGGACACGCCTGATCAGATCCACGCCCGCCACCCGCGCATCCGGGAGCGTGGCGACCGGGATCTCATGCGGCCGTTGGCCGTCGGGCCAGACGATGGGCGCCCGCTCGACCTCGCCGGGACTGCGGAGATCGCAGATGGACCCGATGCGCAGTTCCGCGAGTTGTTCTCGCCCCAGATCGGTGAGGCCGGCGAGTGACTCCGTGCGGTAGAGCACGCCGTCGCGGACCCGTCGTCCGTCCGTCGTCGGGAGCCCGCCCAGCGAACGGAAGTTCGCAACGCCGTCGAGGACGATCGTCGGCGAGCTCATCGCGCCGCACCCCGTCCGAGCGCGGCCTCCATGGCGGGAGTCAGCGACTTGAGTTCGGCGACCTCCAACAACCCCGTACCCAGGCGTCCTCCCATTTCGAAGACGGTGAGTCCGTCACCGGCGAAGAACCCCTCGTCGTGGCTGTTCGCGTCGGCAACCACCGAGCGCCCCTGCACGTGGTATCCGCGGCCGTCCGTCGTCCAGATCCTGGCATCGCAGCCCGTCGGACTGTAGCCGTCGTCATCAACGGACATCCCGAACGAGACCCGCTCGACGGCCCGGAATCCGTTGTCATACACATAACCCGAGACACGGCTGCCCGCGTCTGTGACGAAACCCGCCACCGACATGAACAGGTCGTCGCCGAAGGTCGCACAGATCCAACGGTGCGACCTCAGACTCGACCAGCTGCGCGGACCCCACGAATGGTCCTGAAACGCCCAGGTGGAGAACTCGGTCTCCGTCCCACCGGTGGACACCGTGCCGGTCACCCGGCCGAACGACTCGTAATGGCTCGATCCGATCTGCACACCCTTGCCGTCGAGGCCGAACGCGAACGGATCGGTGAACGCCTCGTAACGGACCGTCGCGGTCAGATCACTGTCGGGATAGGTCGCCGTCACGTCGTAGGCTCGCAGCGGCTCGACAGTGGTGATGTCGAGGCCCCCGAGTGTGAGATCGGAGAGATCGCCGTCCGGAAGCGGCAGGGTCAGCGACTCGAAATGCCCGGCGACCTTGTTGTCCACGACGGTCCAGTTCCAGACGTCGGCTCGCCCCCTTGGGGTTTGCAGCCCGAGATGGTAGTTCCCGCCGATACCCGTGCCCGGATCGTAGAAGGTCAGGTACCAACTCTCCTGAAAGCTCTCCTCCCCGGTCGGCTCATGCGAGCCGTCGTGCACCCGGTCGGAGTCGGCGGTCAACAACGTGACGTTCCCCATTCTGGGTTCGTCTCCTTATCTGTGATCTGGCGATGAAAGTCGAGAGAGCCGGACGCCCCGCCCTGTCGGCCCCACCTGGTCGGCAGGGTTGTCGTCAGGGCGGGACGGGGGGGTCGGCTCAGGCGCCGGCGCCGACCTCGAGGGCCTCGGCCACCGGCTCGTCGACCAGGATGTCGACCTGGCCGGTGGTGCCGTTGATCCGGACGCGCGCACCATTCGGGATCAGTCGCATGCCGCCGACGAGCTGAACGGCGGGGATGCCGTGTTCGCGGGACAGGCACGAGCCGTGCGCGAGCATGCCGCCGGTCTCGATGATCAGGCCGCCGATGATCGAGAACACCGGAGCCCAGCCCGGGTCGGTGGCGTTGCACACCAGGATCTCGCCCGGCTGCAGTTCGGCGATCTGCGACATGCTAGGCATGACGCGGGCGACACCCTCGATCACGCCACCGGAGGTGCCGATGCCGGTGAAGTGGTTGCCGCCCTCGGCATCGTCGGATTCCTCGGCCACCGGGTCGTTGCCGCGGAGCAACATCGGCGGGGTGAACATCCGGCTGTTCATCTTGTCGAAGGCCTTGCGACGACCGGAGATCTTGGCGCGCACCAGCTTCTCCGGCTGCCCGCCCGCGAGCAGGGCGAACAGTTCGTTCTCGCTGAGGAAGAACGCGTCCTCGACCGTGTCGAGCAGACCACGCTCGACGGCTCGGCGACCGACCTCGAGGAACGCCTTGCGCTTGGCGAAGGTGATCCGGTCGATGTAGTGCCGCCAGTCCTCACGCAGCACGAGGAAGTCGATGACCTCGTCGTAGAGGAACTTGAAGACCTGCTGGGCGACCTTGCCGAAGCGGGACTGCCCGATGAACTCCATGACCTCGGCGAAGGCCGCCTCGCGCTTGGCGATGACCCGCTGTTCCTGCTCGGCGGGCGTCGTCGGGTTCGCGACCTGGAGGTACATGCGGAATGCCTCGTAGTCGATGTTCGCGTCGTCGGCACGCCGCGTGAAGTAGATGTCGCGGTCGGCGTGGCCGCGGTGACCGTGCTCGGCCATGAAGGCGTTGTACTGCTCCAGGAAGCCTCGGCCCTCCGCGGAATCCTCGAGCGCGGTGAAGAACTCGGGACCCGGGTTCTCGTCGAAGATCCGGCGAAGCTCGCCCGAGTTGCGGATCAGTTCCGACAACCGGAAGAACTCGTGGGTCTCCTGGCTCTGCAGGTTGGTCGGCAGACCGCTCATCAGCTCCTGGCCGATCAGCGCGTTGGTGCCCTTGTAGTACTTGGCGACC
It contains:
- a CDS encoding phosphotransferase family protein, with the translated sequence MPDHPDAGITMPDTGVEVAQVRDGENLDWPKLNAYLAEHIDEVDGEPIVEQFPNGSANLTYRLTYPGITLVVRRPPFGTVAPGAHDMRREYKVLSHLHAHYPRAPRALLFSDDIEIVGAPFLVSEYRSGVVVWNSLPDEMSDADAGRRVGLAVVDALADLHSVDYEAAGLADLGKPEGYLARQVRGWTKRWEAVAADGAAVIGEVGEILAAKLPAEGAGTIVHNDFKVDNCQFSRTDPDQVISVFDWDMATLGDPLTDLGTLLNYWPDPANMTAMAIPGLDRLGLPSKAEVVERYSATRGVDLDVDDLRWYEAFGCWKTSIILQQLYARFLRGESTDPRMGERGRDVVPLGHRARDLLAG
- a CDS encoding acyl-CoA dehydrogenase family protein, whose translation is MSWGFETDPEYQQDLDWVDEFVRAEIEPVDRVIDHAWDVRDARRNALIKPLQQRVRERKLWACHLGPELGGPGYGQLKLALLNEMLGRTHSGPVVFGCQAPDSGNAEILAHYGTPELKERYLEPLIENEIVSAYSMTEPQGGSDPTAFVTRAELDGDHWVINGEKWFSSHASFASFLIVMAVTDPDADRHHRASMFVVPADTPGIELVRNVGVSGHEAIGDTHAYIRYHDVRIPADHLLGERGQGFAVAQTRLGGGRIHHAMRTVGLVRESLDMMVERAVSRRSGTGTLADRQMVQEMLADSWIQLEQFRLLVLQTAWKIDRYKDYRKVIADISAVKAAMPKVLLDVAGRAVQLHGSLGISTELPFGSWVMESFHMGLADGATELHKIQLAKQLLKNAAPAPGLFPTRHIPALRADAESKFAGLFGED
- a CDS encoding thiolase family protein, coding for MSTQNSAERQSSEQPSAAGDGVAIVGIGIHPFGRTPDRSGREQGAVAVRNALADAGVAWSDMQFAFGGSHSAGDADTLVADLGLTGLPFINVYNGCATGGSALISARNAIASGAHDLGIVVGFDKHPRGAFNEDPATLGLGEWYGSTGMMVTTQFFAMKIQRYMYDHGISEKSLALVAEKAFSLGALNENAWRRKPLTVEEIAASTMINYPLTQYMFCSPGEGAVALVLARADRAHRYTSNPIHLKSVEFRSRRFGSFEVYSPWASPEMADGPTVEASRAAFESAGIAPTDIDVAQLQDTESGAEIMHMAETGLCTHGEQEKLLADGETRLGGRMPINTDGGVLANGEPIGATGLRQIYETALQLRGQAGARQVPGDPKTGFTHVYGAPGISACAVLAR
- a CDS encoding Zn-ribbon domain-containing OB-fold protein, translated to MTVHEVAGVEVVDESLFAVDEEGHVCLVGARCVHCETVTFPVQEGCPRCSAAGMQPVKLPRTGTLWAFTVQGFEPKSPYRGLGEFEPYGLGYVDLGPVRVESRLTVNDPSALNNGDTMSLRLVPAHLDDDGRSVHTFAFGPEHRGELS
- a CDS encoding nuclear transport factor 2 family protein, translating into MSTERHEGLAHAVFGAIERADADDFLDCFAHGAVIVQNGGEPRAAAAVAAHMGTTGPSTTRHTYLDIRRQVFDGGFVEEHTVRSVTGDGGILVRHTCVVCDVDPDGLITEMREYLDKGQ
- a CDS encoding Zn-ribbon domain-containing OB-fold protein is translated as MTDMSTPRAQAARRVRSGLPPVTEDPDTRGFFEAAAGGRLVVAECAECRRIIHLPSSFCADCGRHSVSWREVAPRGVLHSWTVVEHRVHPDFPVPYTCVLVGLEEVPWVRLLGHLDGRPELAVGMPMVAEFISVGGVTIPDWMPADT
- a CDS encoding thiolase C-terminal domain-containing protein translates to MSAWKPGACAIVGIGATEFSSDSGRGVLTLAAEASRAALDDAGLTPADVDGIVRCDMDDVSAPALAHVLGVGDIDYWGENGPGGSGPAAMIGQAVAAISAGLATTVLVYRSLNGRSGKRFGLGAGEAVAAGGNSTFEEFFAPYGMQTPGQFFAMVARRYAHDHGLDDDRLSRGLGGFAVGCRTHANANPDAVFAGRPMTIDAYLDSRMLADPLRLFDFCLETDGGCAVVVTTAERARDLRGVPAAIAGVAQATGSHVQPGMMYPVLMRPDITAWPSRECAAKLYDRSGIGPDDVDVAQIYDCFTITALLQLEDYGLAAPGEAVDRCATGQFGPGGRLPVNTAGGNLSEGYIHGLNHVLEGVRQIRGTSTSQRKGARVSLVTSAPPPGASALMLVAS
- a CDS encoding CaiB/BaiF CoA transferase family protein — encoded protein: MNASHQSGTRPFEGLTVVELIDDPAGEYTGKLFADLGADVIKVEPPRGAPSRHQGPFIGGEDNPDRSLEFWSYGTSKRSIVADSADEDDIAVVRALCGRADMLIVDREEAVERFGASFDALRERNPGLILVVISPFGLKGPWAGYRTSDLVALAAGGLLNSCGYDDHSIPPIRPGGNQGYQLGAIFAYMAAMLALVERQSSGQGQILDVSIHGANAVSGELANPYWFYPKAVVQRQTCRHAQPVPTQPALFECADGAYVYLALILADQHMWRALVSWMDEIGVAADLVEPEYDSLEYRQEQFGHIQQMIEVFFMIQDSATAYDEGQRRGLPVGPLKSFEELPADPQLAARGFFTQVPDGEGGTITYPGAPWQFSAFSSRPGRAPRLGEHTDAVRAEVAAGTGVQSARA
- a CDS encoding CaiB/BaiF CoA transferase family protein, whose amino-acid sequence is MTDRVQDANRQPRTRSGPLAGVRVADFCWMGVGSVATRLLADFGAEVIKIENRKRLDMPRRLPIYKGEVRSYGEEDANPDPEKGGLFNNYARNKLGITLDMSQPRGRELADELIKASSVVTENFAPGVMEKWGLTYEHLRSLREDVIYARMSGYGHSGPYRNYRSYGPVIQAVSGLSFNSGLPGREPSGWGLSYMDNQAAYYNSAAILMAIYHRNRTGEGTEIDVSATEVGVNLLGADLLDTLVNDRPSRRPDFPRGNRLEFPQAAPHGVYPTAGDDQWVAIAVFDEQDWRGFVTALGNPEWSADSRFATQACRFAHQDALDEYVGEWTRSRDKYDVMALLQAVGVACGAVQNSADLDRLDPQIAEYETFFELDHPVIGTAKFEGVPVEFERGGPDNWRSAPLLGEDNDYVFGTILGLDEAERADLSAAGVI
- a CDS encoding tyrosine-protein phosphatase, translating into MSSPTIVLDGVANFRSLGGLPTTDGRRVRDGVLYRTESLAGLTDLGREQLAELRIGSICDLRSPGEVERAPIVWPDGQRPHEIPVATLPDARVAGVDLIRRVLADTAGEYIQEVLLGNAEQMPSAFGESMRGVFDSLEDPQRRPLVVSCVAGKDRTGFVTAVILATLGVEWDAILGDYLLTKEFFTADRLFNSMVVWLDELPDPIITPEELHESSALPEYLEASFDAIRDEFGGFDEFLAGPCGMDARRRNRLKDLLLE
- a CDS encoding DUF7065 domain-containing protein; this encodes MGNVTLLTADSDRVHDGSHEPTGEESFQESWYLTFYDPGTGIGGNYHLGLQTPRGRADVWNWTVVDNKVAGHFESLTLPLPDGDLSDLTLGGLDITTVEPLRAYDVTATYPDSDLTATVRYEAFTDPFAFGLDGKGVQIGSSHYESFGRVTGTVSTGGTETEFSTWAFQDHSWGPRSWSSLRSHRWICATFGDDLFMSVAGFVTDAGSRVSGYVYDNGFRAVERVSFGMSVDDDGYSPTGCDARIWTTDGRGYHVQGRSVVADANSHDEGFFAGDGLTVFEMGGRLGTGLLEVAELKSLTPAMEAALGRGAAR